Proteins found in one Orcinus orca chromosome 11, mOrcOrc1.1, whole genome shotgun sequence genomic segment:
- the RIMKLB gene encoding beta-citrylglutamate synthase B isoform X3, with protein sequence MLPTPPSSRNPLCTLFFFFFFFFAVRGPLTVVASPVAEHRLWTRRLSGRGSQAQPFRGMWNLLRPGHEPVSPASAGGLSTTAPPGKPLYSFLIGLRINGELITAYPQVVVVRVPTPWVQSDSDITVLRHLEKMGCRLMNRPQAILNCVNKFWTFQELAGHGVPLPDTFSYGGHENFAKMIDEAEVLEFPMVVKNTRGHRGKAVFLARDKHHLADLSHLIRHEAPYLFQKYVKESHGRDVRVIVVGGRVVGTMLRCSTDGRMQSNCSLGGVGMMCSLSEQGKQLAIQVSNILGMDVCGIDLLTKDDGSFCVCEANANPFQETKKQKQTNKKIPREKTFLLPPS encoded by the exons ATGCTCCCTACTCCTCCATCTTCCCGGAATCCtctctgtactcttttttttttttttttttttttttttgcggtacgcgggcctctcactgttgtggcctctcccgttgcggagcacaggctctggacgcgcaggctcagcggccgtggctcacaggcccagccgttccgtggcatgtggaatcttctcagaccggggcacgaacccgtgtcccctgcatcggcaggtggactctcaaccactgcaccaccagggaagcccctgtactcATTTTTAATTG GTCTTCGTATCAATGGAGAACTAATTACTGCCTACCCTCAGGTGGTGGTAGTGAGAGTACCAACCCCTTGGGTGCAAAGTGATAGTGACATCACTGTTTTGCGTCATCTGGAGAAGATGGGATGCAGGTTGATGAACCGACCTCAAGCCATCCTGAACTGTGTTAATAAGTTCTGGACGTTTCAAGAGTTGGCAGGTCATGGTGTTCCTCTGCCAGATACTTTCTCTTATG GTGGTCATGAAAATTTTGCTAAAATGATTGATGAAGCAGAAGTACTGGAGTTTCCAATGGTAGTGAAGAATACACGGGGTCATAGAG GCAAAGCAGTTTTCTTGGCTCGCGATAAGCACCATTTGGCTGATCTAAGCCATCTTATTCGCCATGAAGCTCCATACCTGTTTCAGAAGTATGTTAAAGAGTCTCATGGAAGGGATGTACGTGTCATTGTTGTGGGAGGCCGTGTGGTTGGCACCATGTTACGCTGTTCAACGGATgggaggatgcagagcaactgcTCACTAG GTGGTGTCGGGATGATGTGCTCATTGAGTGAACAAGGGAAACAGCTAGCTATCCAGGTGTCTAATATCCTGGGAATGGATGTGTGTGGCATTGACCTGTTGACGAAAGACGACGGCTCCTTCTGTGTCTGCGAGGCCAATGCAAAT CCTTTTCaggagacaaaaaaacaaaaacaaacaaacaaaaaaatacccagagaaaaaactttccttcttcccccttcctGA
- the RIMKLB gene encoding beta-citrylglutamate synthase B isoform X1 → MLPTPPSSRNPLCTLFFFFFFFFAVRGPLTVVASPVAEHRLWTRRLSGRGSQAQPFRGMWNLLRPGHEPVSPASAGGLSTTAPPGKPLYSFLIGLRINGELITAYPQVVVVRVPTPWVQSDSDITVLRHLEKMGCRLMNRPQAILNCVNKFWTFQELAGHGVPLPDTFSYGGHENFAKMIDEAEVLEFPMVVKNTRGHRGKAVFLARDKHHLADLSHLIRHEAPYLFQKYVKESHGRDVRVIVVGGRVVGTMLRCSTDGRMQSNCSLGGVGMMCSLSEQGKQLAIQVSNILGMDVCGIDLLTKDDGSFCVCEANANVGFIAFDKACNLDVAGIIADYAASLLPSGRLTRRMSLLSVVSTASETSEPELGPPANTAVDNMSASSSSVDSDPETTERELLTKLPGGLFNMNQLLANEIKLLVE, encoded by the exons ATGCTCCCTACTCCTCCATCTTCCCGGAATCCtctctgtactcttttttttttttttttttttttttttgcggtacgcgggcctctcactgttgtggcctctcccgttgcggagcacaggctctggacgcgcaggctcagcggccgtggctcacaggcccagccgttccgtggcatgtggaatcttctcagaccggggcacgaacccgtgtcccctgcatcggcaggtggactctcaaccactgcaccaccagggaagcccctgtactcATTTTTAATTG GTCTTCGTATCAATGGAGAACTAATTACTGCCTACCCTCAGGTGGTGGTAGTGAGAGTACCAACCCCTTGGGTGCAAAGTGATAGTGACATCACTGTTTTGCGTCATCTGGAGAAGATGGGATGCAGGTTGATGAACCGACCTCAAGCCATCCTGAACTGTGTTAATAAGTTCTGGACGTTTCAAGAGTTGGCAGGTCATGGTGTTCCTCTGCCAGATACTTTCTCTTATG GTGGTCATGAAAATTTTGCTAAAATGATTGATGAAGCAGAAGTACTGGAGTTTCCAATGGTAGTGAAGAATACACGGGGTCATAGAG GCAAAGCAGTTTTCTTGGCTCGCGATAAGCACCATTTGGCTGATCTAAGCCATCTTATTCGCCATGAAGCTCCATACCTGTTTCAGAAGTATGTTAAAGAGTCTCATGGAAGGGATGTACGTGTCATTGTTGTGGGAGGCCGTGTGGTTGGCACCATGTTACGCTGTTCAACGGATgggaggatgcagagcaactgcTCACTAG GTGGTGTCGGGATGATGTGCTCATTGAGTGAACAAGGGAAACAGCTAGCTATCCAGGTGTCTAATATCCTGGGAATGGATGTGTGTGGCATTGACCTGTTGACGAAAGACGACGGCTCCTTCTGTGTCTGCGAGGCCAATGCAAATGTAGGTTTCATAGCCTTTGATAAGGCTTGTAATCTAGATGTAGCTGGTATCATAGCGGACTATGCCGCCTCCCTTCTGCCCTCTGGCCGGCTCACCCGGCGTATGTCCCTGCTCTCCGTGGTGTCCACGGCCAGTGAGACTAGTGAGCCGGAGCTGGGTCCCCCAGCCAACACTGCTGTCGACAACATGAGCGCAAGTTCCAGCTCTGTTGACAGCGACCCTGAAACCACGGAGCGAGAGCTGCTCACCAAGCTCCCGGGGGGCCTATTCAACATGAACCAACTGCTAGCCAATGAAATCAAACTCCTGGTGGAGTGA